From a single Aquincola tertiaricarbonis genomic region:
- the chvE gene encoding multiple monosaccharide ABC transporter substrate-binding protein yields the protein MAALALATVALAQPAAAQSNALIAISMPTKSSARWIADGNNMVKVFKEKGYRTDLQYAEDDIPNQLAQIENMITKGPKVLVIAAIDGTTLSDALQKAADKGIKVIAYDRLIRNSKNVDYYATFDNFQVGVLQAGYIEKALNLKAGKGPYNIELFGGSPDDNNAFFFYNGAMSVLKPYLDSGKLVVRSKQLGMDKVSTLRWDGAVAQARMDNLLSAYYSQARVDAVLSPYDGLSIGIISSLKGVGYGTPKQPMPVVTGQDAEIPSVKSILNKEQTATVFKDTRELAKVTANMVDALLAGKPVPVNDTQTYNNGVKVVPSYLLKPVSVDASNWKEVLVTSGYYAENQIK from the coding sequence ATGGCCGCACTGGCCCTGGCCACGGTGGCACTGGCCCAACCGGCGGCGGCGCAAAGCAACGCGCTCATCGCCATCTCCATGCCCACCAAGTCGTCGGCCCGCTGGATTGCCGACGGCAACAACATGGTCAAGGTGTTCAAGGAGAAGGGCTACCGCACCGACCTGCAATACGCCGAGGACGACATTCCCAACCAGCTGGCCCAGATCGAGAACATGATCACCAAGGGCCCCAAGGTGCTGGTGATCGCGGCCATCGACGGCACCACGTTGTCGGACGCCTTGCAGAAGGCGGCCGACAAGGGCATCAAGGTCATTGCGTATGACCGGCTGATCCGCAATTCCAAGAACGTGGACTACTACGCCACCTTCGACAACTTCCAGGTGGGCGTGCTGCAGGCCGGCTACATCGAGAAGGCGCTCAACCTCAAGGCCGGCAAGGGCCCCTACAACATCGAGCTGTTCGGCGGCTCGCCCGACGACAACAACGCCTTCTTCTTCTACAACGGCGCGATGTCGGTGCTCAAGCCCTATCTGGACAGCGGCAAGCTGGTGGTGCGCAGCAAGCAGCTGGGCATGGACAAGGTGAGCACGCTGCGCTGGGACGGCGCGGTGGCCCAGGCCCGCATGGACAACCTGCTGTCGGCCTACTACAGCCAGGCGCGGGTGGACGCGGTGCTGTCGCCGTACGACGGCCTGTCCATCGGCATCATCAGCTCGCTCAAGGGCGTTGGCTACGGCACGCCCAAGCAGCCGATGCCGGTGGTCACGGGGCAGGATGCCGAGATCCCGTCGGTCAAGAGCATCCTCAACAAGGAGCAGACGGCCACCGTGTTCAAGGACACGCGTGAGCTGGCCAAGGTCACGGCCAACATGGTGGATGCACTGCTGGCCGGCAAGCCCGTGCCGGTGAACGACACCCAGACCTACAACAACGGCGTGAAGGTGGTGCCCTCGTACCTGCTCAAGCCGGTGAGCGTGGACGCCAGCAACTGGAAGGAAGTGCTGGTGACCAGCGGCTACTACGCCGAGAACCAGATCAAGTAG
- a CDS encoding response regulator transcription factor — MQTNPDRTPQPPAAMPGVARPQPVPPAPATVWVLHPMPLLATGIAAALQPLWPAQVLPGPWALADGGAAVVVTDHAGGMALAAQGRGRRILVLQQGARAWGVRMALQAGVLGYVNAECTLDELHQAVASVQRGARYLCPVASAGMADSVVETALTPREMDVLQLLGDGLDNKTISLRLDIALGTVKSHVKAVLEKLGASSRTQAVAAGQARGLVVAGAGWRGSVRGVPAPMAPMTAPQGLDRHQRSHLPTRPAWSV; from the coding sequence ATGCAGACAAACCCTGATCGCACCCCCCAGCCGCCGGCTGCCATGCCGGGCGTGGCACGGCCGCAGCCGGTGCCGCCGGCGCCCGCCACCGTGTGGGTGCTGCACCCGATGCCGCTGCTGGCCACCGGCATTGCCGCCGCGCTGCAGCCGCTGTGGCCGGCCCAGGTGCTGCCCGGCCCCTGGGCCCTGGCCGACGGCGGTGCCGCCGTGGTGGTGACCGACCATGCCGGCGGCATGGCGCTGGCGGCCCAGGGCCGCGGCCGGCGCATCCTGGTGCTGCAGCAGGGCGCGCGGGCCTGGGGCGTGCGCATGGCCTTGCAGGCGGGCGTGCTGGGCTACGTGAATGCCGAGTGCACGCTGGACGAGCTGCACCAGGCGGTGGCCAGCGTGCAGCGTGGCGCCCGCTACCTGTGCCCGGTGGCCTCGGCCGGCATGGCCGACAGCGTGGTGGAAACCGCGCTCACCCCGCGTGAGATGGACGTGCTGCAACTGCTGGGCGACGGGCTGGACAACAAGACCATCTCGCTGCGGCTGGACATTGCGCTGGGCACCGTCAAGTCGCACGTCAAGGCCGTGCTGGAAAAGCTGGGCGCCAGCAGCCGCACGCAGGCGGTGGCCGCCGGCCAGGCGCGCGGCCTGGTGGTGGCCGGCGCCGGCTGGCGCGGCAGCGTGCGCGGCGTGCCGGCCCCGATGGCCCCGATGACCGCACCTCAAGGCCTGGACCGCCACCAGCGCAGCCACCTGCCCACCAGGCCCGCCTGGTCAGTTTGA
- a CDS encoding Bug family tripartite tricarboxylate transporter substrate binding protein, translating to MTARPHRQTLRRRLLGAAASALCLLPLAATAQGGNWPTGPIRFVVPYPPGGPTDLMARLLQPELQTRLGATVIIDNKGGAGGNVGSAEVARQAPADGQTLLLAASGPMAVNASLFRSMPFNALTDLQPVIQISSFPLVLETHPSLGIRNVKDFIARVRKEPGAITYASAGNGTPQHLAGEIFGKAVGARLTHVPYRGAGPALNDVVGGQVPVMFDILASSLQHVQAGKLVPLAVTSATRSPALPNVPTLAEAGLPGVEITAWHGIAVRAGTPRPIVDKLNATLNAIFADPAFKKKWEALGTPVVGGTPEQFGALIRTESVRLGRVVRESGATAE from the coding sequence ATGACCGCACGCCCCCACCGCCAGACCCTGCGCCGCCGCCTGCTGGGCGCCGCGGCCAGTGCCTTGTGCCTGCTGCCGCTGGCCGCCACCGCGCAAGGCGGCAACTGGCCCACCGGGCCCATCCGCTTCGTGGTGCCGTACCCGCCGGGCGGCCCTACCGACCTGATGGCCCGCCTGCTGCAGCCCGAGCTGCAGACCCGGCTGGGCGCCACCGTCATCATCGACAACAAGGGCGGTGCCGGCGGCAACGTGGGCAGTGCCGAGGTGGCGCGCCAGGCGCCGGCCGACGGGCAGACGCTGCTGCTGGCCGCCAGCGGCCCGATGGCGGTGAACGCCAGCCTGTTCCGTTCCATGCCCTTCAATGCGCTGACCGACCTGCAGCCGGTGATCCAGATCTCGTCCTTCCCGCTGGTGCTGGAAACCCATCCGTCGCTGGGCATCCGCAACGTCAAGGACTTCATCGCCCGCGTGCGCAAGGAGCCGGGCGCCATCACCTATGCCTCGGCCGGCAACGGCACGCCGCAGCACCTGGCCGGCGAGATCTTCGGCAAGGCGGTGGGCGCCAGGCTCACCCACGTGCCCTACCGCGGCGCCGGCCCGGCGCTCAACGACGTGGTGGGCGGCCAGGTGCCGGTGATGTTCGACATCCTGGCCAGCTCGCTGCAGCACGTGCAGGCCGGCAAGCTGGTGCCGCTGGCCGTCACGTCCGCCACCCGCAGCCCGGCGCTGCCCAACGTGCCCACGCTGGCCGAAGCCGGCCTGCCGGGCGTGGAGATCACCGCCTGGCACGGCATCGCGGTGCGCGCCGGCACGCCGCGGCCCATCGTCGACAAGCTCAATGCCACGCTCAACGCCATCTTTGCCGACCCCGCCTTCAAGAAGAAGTGGGAAGCGCTGGGCACGCCGGTGGTGGGCGGCACGCCCGAGCAGTTCGGCGCCTTGATCCGCACCGAGAGCGTTCGGCTGGGCCGGGTGGTGCGCGAGTCGGGCGCTACCGCCGAGTGA
- a CDS encoding BKACE family enzyme translates to MTDPMILTVAPNGAYKRRTEYPHVPQTPEQLAQEAQRCLQAGAAMLHLHVREADGGHSLDVGHYRAALAAVRAAVGQAMVLQVTTEAAGRYQPPAQMAMVRELRPEAVSVGLREIDRPETGDAALADFFGWLVRERVMTQVILYDVADLRRWQALRSAGTVPDAPWFLLFVLGRYSAGQTSSPHDLLPFVQAHTGGEPWAMCAFGASEHACAVTAAALGGHVRVGFENNLLLKDGRPAADNAALVAQAAEAARCLGRPLATAEQLRERFMPA, encoded by the coding sequence ATGACCGACCCGATGATCCTGACCGTGGCGCCCAACGGCGCCTACAAGCGGCGCACTGAATACCCCCACGTGCCGCAGACGCCCGAGCAACTGGCGCAGGAGGCCCAGCGCTGCCTGCAGGCCGGCGCCGCGATGCTGCACCTGCATGTGCGTGAAGCCGATGGCGGCCACAGCCTGGACGTGGGCCACTACCGCGCCGCGCTGGCCGCGGTGCGTGCCGCCGTGGGCCAGGCCATGGTGCTGCAGGTGACCACCGAAGCCGCCGGCCGCTACCAGCCGCCCGCGCAGATGGCCATGGTGCGCGAGCTGCGGCCCGAGGCCGTGTCGGTGGGCCTGCGCGAAATCGACCGCCCCGAGACCGGCGACGCTGCATTGGCCGACTTCTTCGGCTGGCTGGTGCGTGAACGGGTGATGACGCAGGTGATCCTGTACGACGTGGCCGACCTGCGCCGCTGGCAGGCGCTGCGCAGCGCCGGCACCGTGCCCGATGCGCCGTGGTTCCTGCTCTTCGTGCTGGGCCGCTACAGCGCGGGGCAGACCTCTTCGCCGCACGACCTGCTGCCCTTTGTGCAGGCCCACACCGGCGGCGAGCCCTGGGCCATGTGCGCCTTCGGCGCCAGCGAGCATGCCTGCGCGGTGACGGCCGCCGCACTGGGCGGCCATGTCCGCGTGGGCTTCGAGAACAACCTGCTGCTCAAGGACGGCCGGCCCGCCGCCGACAACGCCGCCCTGGTGGCCCAGGCCGCCGAGGCCGCCCGCTGCCTGGGCCGGCCGCTGGCCACCGCCGAGCAGCTGCGCGAGCGCTTCATGCCGGCCTGA
- a CDS encoding 3-hydroxyacyl-CoA dehydrogenase family protein translates to MNYLPQPSTRSHSVVVGGGTMGADVAVVLARGGCTVTLVERDASRHDRLAAHVQAELAALGRAAWAGRLRTVTTLADVHWPAQQLVVECVPENLAIKQQVFAELVALAPADAVLASNSSGIPISRIGVGLAGQGRLLGLHFFMPAHRVPLVEVVMGEGSDLQAAERLADFMRQCGSVPVLVRKDLPGFLANRLQHALAREAFSMIDQGIATPEDVDAAVRFGFGFRFLAAGPVLQRDHAGLDVHCAAAATIYESLCNSATPARVLREHVAAGRIGMKAGEGFQPWPEPQRSAERARYDAALQRGLQLLADDLPPLPPVDDAQGQP, encoded by the coding sequence TTGAACTACCTGCCCCAGCCCAGCACCCGCAGCCACTCCGTCGTGGTGGGCGGCGGCACCATGGGCGCCGACGTGGCCGTGGTGCTGGCCCGCGGCGGCTGCACCGTCACCCTGGTGGAACGTGATGCCAGCCGCCACGACCGGCTGGCCGCCCATGTGCAGGCCGAACTGGCCGCGCTGGGCCGCGCCGCCTGGGCCGGCCGGCTGCGCACCGTCACCACGCTGGCCGATGTGCACTGGCCCGCCCAGCAGCTGGTGGTGGAGTGCGTGCCCGAGAACCTGGCCATCAAGCAGCAGGTGTTCGCCGAGCTGGTGGCGCTGGCGCCGGCCGATGCGGTGCTGGCCAGCAACAGCTCGGGCATTCCCATCAGCCGCATCGGCGTGGGCCTGGCCGGCCAAGGCCGGCTGCTGGGCCTGCATTTCTTCATGCCGGCGCACCGCGTGCCGCTGGTGGAGGTGGTGATGGGTGAGGGCAGCGACTTGCAGGCCGCCGAGCGGCTGGCCGACTTCATGCGCCAGTGCGGCAGCGTGCCGGTGCTGGTGCGCAAGGACCTGCCGGGCTTTCTGGCCAACCGGCTGCAGCATGCCCTGGCGCGTGAGGCCTTTTCGATGATCGACCAGGGCATTGCCACGCCCGAGGACGTGGACGCCGCGGTGCGCTTCGGCTTCGGCTTCCGCTTCCTGGCGGCGGGGCCGGTGCTGCAGCGCGACCATGCCGGGCTGGACGTGCACTGCGCCGCCGCCGCCACCATCTACGAAAGCCTGTGCAACAGCGCCACACCGGCCCGCGTGCTGCGTGAGCACGTGGCCGCCGGCCGCATCGGCATGAAGGCCGGCGAAGGCTTCCAGCCCTGGCCCGAGCCGCAGCGCAGCGCCGAGCGCGCCCGCTACGACGCGGCGCTGCAGCGTGGCCTGCAGCTGCTGGCCGACGACCTGCCGCCGCTGCCGCCGGTGGATGACGCCCAAGGCCAACCATGA
- a CDS encoding LysR family transcriptional regulator yields MLINTSWTLRELDAFLVLAETLNFRRTAARVHMSQPAVSSLITRLETAFGARLFERSTRAVHLTDAGQALLGPARLLRQQAQAAAAAVRDVVELRSGQVRMAALPSLAATVMPRVMAALAVQHPGLRLDLLDTLSGPAFDLVRAGEADFALTAANPAYADLSYTQLAADRFVLLLPAGHALAQAPDAPLAWAQTVALPHISMPAPTSVRQYADAALLQLGRRFEPRYEVEHLATINAMVAAGLGVAALPELAALVARGPQVVQRPLTGPELLRPIGLVTREGRSLSAAAQAVVDLLPGELARLLAPAAPLP; encoded by the coding sequence ATGCTGATCAATACCTCGTGGACGCTGCGCGAGCTGGACGCCTTTCTGGTGCTGGCCGAAACCCTCAACTTCCGGCGCACGGCGGCGCGGGTGCACATGTCGCAGCCGGCGGTGTCCAGCCTGATCACCCGGCTGGAGACGGCCTTCGGCGCACGCCTCTTCGAGCGCAGCACCCGCGCCGTGCACCTGACGGATGCCGGCCAGGCGCTGCTGGGGCCGGCGCGGCTGCTGCGCCAGCAGGCCCAGGCCGCCGCCGCCGCGGTGCGCGACGTGGTGGAACTGCGCAGCGGCCAGGTGCGCATGGCCGCCCTGCCCTCCCTGGCGGCCACGGTGATGCCGCGCGTGATGGCGGCGCTGGCGGTGCAGCACCCCGGCCTGCGGCTGGACCTGCTGGACACGCTGTCGGGCCCCGCCTTCGACCTGGTGCGCGCGGGTGAAGCCGACTTTGCGCTGACGGCCGCCAACCCGGCCTATGCCGACCTGAGCTACACCCAGCTGGCGGCCGACCGCTTCGTGCTGCTGCTGCCCGCCGGGCATGCGCTGGCGCAGGCACCCGATGCACCGCTGGCCTGGGCGCAGACGGTGGCGCTGCCGCACATCTCGATGCCCGCGCCCACCAGCGTGCGCCAGTACGCCGATGCGGCGCTGCTGCAGCTGGGCCGCCGCTTCGAGCCGCGCTACGAGGTGGAGCACCTGGCCACCATCAATGCCATGGTGGCCGCCGGCCTGGGCGTTGCCGCGCTGCCCGAGCTGGCCGCGCTGGTGGCGCGCGGGCCGCAGGTGGTGCAGCGCCCGCTCACCGGCCCCGAACTGCTGCGGCCCATCGGCCTGGTGACGCGCGAGGGGCGCAGCCTGTCGGCCGCCGCGCAGGCGGTGGTGGACCTGCTGCCCGGTGAGCTGGCGCGGCTGCTGGCACCGGCCGCGCCGCTACCATGA
- a CDS encoding response regulator transcription factor produces MNTAVPTIRVLTVDDHPLLREGIGAVVGRQADMAIVGEAANGIEAVQQWRLLQPDVILMDLQMPDMDGMQALASIRAECPQARVIVLTTYKGDALAWRALKAGAVGYLLKSSLRTDLLQAIRAVHAGGRWVPADVAIELAGHTAEEPLTEREIEVLQRIAVGHSNREVGDQLSVSEDTIKARMKSILAKLQARDRTHAVSIALKRGIIRV; encoded by the coding sequence ATGAACACCGCAGTACCGACCATCCGTGTTCTGACCGTCGACGACCACCCCCTGCTGCGCGAAGGCATCGGCGCGGTGGTGGGCCGCCAGGCCGACATGGCCATCGTCGGCGAGGCCGCCAACGGCATCGAAGCCGTGCAGCAATGGCGCCTGCTGCAGCCCGACGTCATCCTCATGGACCTGCAGATGCCCGACATGGACGGCATGCAGGCGCTGGCCAGCATCCGCGCCGAATGCCCGCAGGCGCGGGTGATCGTGCTCACCACCTACAAGGGCGATGCGCTGGCCTGGCGCGCGCTGAAGGCGGGCGCCGTGGGCTACCTGCTCAAGAGCTCGCTGCGCACCGACCTGCTGCAGGCCATCCGCGCCGTGCATGCCGGTGGCCGCTGGGTGCCGGCCGACGTGGCCATCGAGCTGGCCGGCCATACAGCTGAAGAGCCGTTGACCGAGCGCGAGATCGAGGTGCTGCAACGCATCGCGGTCGGCCACTCCAACCGCGAGGTGGGCGATCAGCTGTCGGTCTCGGAAGACACCATCAAGGCCCGCATGAAAAGCATCCTGGCCAAGCTGCAGGCCCGCGACCGCACGCATGCGGTGTCGATCGCGCTGAAGCGCGGGATCATCCGCGTGTAG
- a CDS encoding LysR family transcriptional regulator, which produces MLERIHLSIVREVDRQGSLTAAADVLCLTQSALSHSMRKLEQQLGTDIWLREGRSLRLTPAGQAVLALACRVLPQLEQAESQLAQMARGERGTLRVGMECHPCYQWLLKVVDPYLAAWPDVDVDVKQKFQFGGIGALFGYEIDVLVTPDPLFKPGLHFEPVFDYEQVLVVAGGHPLAGARHVLPRQLAQEVLFTYPVAPERLDIFTQFLAPAGITPRRHKTIETTDILLQTVASGRGVTALPRWLLKEMAPQLDLVPVRLGPRGIAKQIFLGVREADADITYLRAFIELARQTDHRAAAKPRRRPAATTRG; this is translated from the coding sequence ATGCTGGAGCGCATCCACCTGTCCATCGTCCGTGAGGTGGACCGCCAGGGCTCGCTCACCGCCGCGGCCGATGTGCTGTGCCTCACCCAGTCGGCCCTGAGCCACAGCATGCGCAAACTGGAGCAGCAGCTGGGCACCGACATCTGGCTGCGTGAGGGGCGCAGCCTGCGGCTGACCCCGGCCGGGCAGGCGGTGCTGGCCCTGGCCTGCCGCGTGCTGCCGCAACTGGAACAGGCCGAATCGCAGCTGGCCCAGATGGCCCGTGGCGAGCGCGGCACGCTGCGCGTGGGCATGGAATGCCACCCCTGCTACCAGTGGCTGCTGAAGGTGGTCGACCCCTACCTGGCCGCCTGGCCCGATGTGGATGTCGACGTGAAGCAGAAATTTCAGTTCGGCGGCATCGGCGCGCTGTTCGGGTATGAGATCGACGTGCTGGTCACGCCCGACCCGCTGTTCAAGCCCGGCCTGCACTTCGAGCCGGTGTTCGACTATGAGCAAGTGCTGGTGGTGGCCGGCGGGCACCCGCTGGCCGGGGCTCGTCATGTGCTGCCCCGGCAGTTGGCGCAGGAGGTGCTGTTCACCTACCCGGTGGCGCCCGAGCGGCTGGACATCTTCACGCAGTTCCTGGCCCCGGCCGGCATCACGCCGCGGAGGCACAAGACCATCGAAACCACCGACATCCTGCTGCAGACGGTGGCCAGCGGCCGTGGCGTGACGGCGCTGCCGCGTTGGCTGCTGAAGGAAATGGCCCCGCAGCTGGACCTGGTGCCGGTGCGCCTGGGGCCACGGGGCATCGCCAAGCAGATCTTCCTGGGGGTGCGCGAGGCCGATGCCGACATCACCTACCTGCGCGCGTTCATCGAGCTGGCGCGGCAGACCGACCACCGCGCGGCGGCCAAGCCCAGGCGGCGGCCCGCGGCCACTACACGCGGATGA
- a CDS encoding DUF1852 domain-containing protein, translated as MSPPFHFSLHTVRFDEDYHPSDKTRATTNFANLARGEHRQRNLRHTLRMIDHRFNALAHWDNPEGRRWRVELDIVSVALDMQAGGGPDSFPLMEMLQVHIVDAQDGRRIEGIVGNNFSSYLRDYDFSVRLPAYNAGRTGFGVPDDFGDLHGLLFRQFIQSAAYQARFAKPPVICISVASSKTYQRSGNQHPILGIEYRQSEPSSTDRYFEKMGMRVRFFMPPGGVAPLAFYFCGDLLRDHGNLELIGTISTMEAFQKIYRPEIYNANAPAGRIYQPSLDHEDYSLTQVVYDRVERSQLAVQQGRFAQEHFIEPYQQLLAITRKETTHV; from the coding sequence ATGAGCCCACCGTTCCACTTCAGCCTGCACACCGTGCGCTTCGACGAGGACTACCACCCCTCGGACAAGACCCGCGCCACCACCAACTTCGCCAACCTGGCGCGGGGTGAACACCGCCAGCGCAACCTGCGGCACACGCTGCGCATGATCGACCACCGCTTCAATGCCCTGGCGCACTGGGACAACCCAGAGGGCCGCCGCTGGCGCGTGGAGCTGGACATCGTGTCGGTGGCGCTGGACATGCAAGCCGGCGGCGGGCCCGACAGCTTTCCGCTGATGGAGATGCTGCAGGTGCATATCGTCGATGCGCAGGACGGCCGGCGCATCGAAGGCATCGTGGGCAACAACTTCTCCTCGTACCTGCGCGACTACGACTTCAGCGTGCGGCTGCCGGCCTACAACGCCGGCCGCACCGGCTTCGGCGTGCCCGACGACTTCGGCGACCTGCATGGCCTGCTGTTCCGGCAGTTCATCCAATCGGCCGCCTACCAGGCGCGCTTTGCCAAGCCGCCCGTCATCTGCATCAGCGTGGCCAGCAGCAAGACCTACCAGCGCAGCGGCAACCAGCACCCGATCCTGGGCATCGAGTACCGGCAGAGCGAGCCTTCATCCACCGACCGCTACTTCGAGAAGATGGGGATGCGGGTGCGCTTTTTCATGCCACCGGGCGGCGTGGCACCGCTGGCCTTCTACTTCTGCGGCGACCTGCTGCGCGACCACGGCAACCTGGAGCTGATCGGCACCATCAGCACGATGGAAGCCTTCCAGAAGATCTACCGGCCGGAGATCTACAACGCCAACGCGCCCGCGGGTCGAATCTACCAGCCCAGCCTGGACCACGAGGACTACTCGCTCACGCAGGTGGTGTACGACCGGGTGGAGCGCAGCCAGCTGGCGGTGCAGCAAGGCCGCTTCGCGCAAGAACACTTCATCGAACCCTACCAGCAGCTGCTGGCGATCACCCGAAAGGAAACCACCCATGTTTGA
- a CDS encoding methionine synthase yields MFETSIAGSLPKPAWLAETHKLWPQWRADGDALRQAKADATLLWIKAQEDAGLDIVSDGEQSRQHFVHGFLEQVEGIDFGHKVKMGIRNNRYEAMVPQVVAPLRLKGRVHAFEAQLARAHTRKQLKFTLPGPMTIVDTVADRCYGDRVKLAFAFAELLNQEALALQADGVDIIQFDEPAFNVYMKEAADWGVQALERAAQGLSCKTAVHICYGYGIQANTDWKRTLGDEWRQYEAVFPALAKSRIDQVSLECIHSHVPPDLMKLLAGKDVLVGVIDVATDVVETPEEVADTIGRALAFVPKERLFPCTNCGLAPMARDVAWRKLQALAEGTRLARERFGAA; encoded by the coding sequence ATGTTTGAAACCTCCATCGCCGGCAGTCTGCCCAAACCCGCCTGGCTGGCCGAAACGCACAAGCTGTGGCCCCAGTGGCGGGCTGACGGCGATGCGCTGCGCCAGGCCAAGGCCGATGCGACGCTGCTGTGGATCAAGGCCCAGGAAGACGCCGGCCTGGACATCGTGAGCGACGGTGAGCAGTCGCGCCAGCACTTCGTTCACGGCTTCCTGGAGCAGGTCGAAGGCATCGACTTCGGGCACAAGGTGAAGATGGGCATCCGCAACAACCGCTACGAAGCGATGGTGCCGCAGGTGGTGGCGCCGCTGCGGCTGAAGGGTCGGGTGCATGCGTTCGAAGCGCAGCTGGCGCGCGCGCACACCCGCAAGCAGCTGAAGTTCACCCTGCCCGGCCCGATGACCATCGTCGACACCGTGGCCGACCGCTGCTACGGCGACAGAGTCAAGCTGGCCTTTGCATTCGCGGAGCTGCTGAACCAGGAAGCGCTGGCGCTGCAGGCCGACGGCGTGGACATCATCCAGTTCGACGAGCCCGCCTTCAACGTGTACATGAAGGAGGCCGCGGACTGGGGCGTGCAGGCGCTGGAGCGCGCGGCGCAGGGCCTGAGCTGCAAGACCGCGGTGCACATCTGCTATGGCTACGGCATCCAGGCCAACACCGACTGGAAGCGCACGCTGGGCGACGAATGGCGCCAGTACGAGGCGGTGTTTCCTGCGCTGGCCAAGAGCCGCATCGACCAGGTGAGCCTGGAGTGCATCCATTCCCACGTGCCGCCCGACCTGATGAAGCTGCTGGCCGGCAAGGACGTGCTGGTGGGCGTGATCGACGTGGCGACCGATGTGGTCGAGACGCCCGAGGAAGTGGCCGACACCATCGGCCGGGCGCTGGCCTTCGTGCCGAAGGAGCGGCTGTTTCCGTGCACCAACTGCGGCCTGGCGCCGATGGCGCGCGACGTGGCCTGGCGCAAGCTGCAGGCCCTGGCCGAAGGCACGCGGCTGGCGCGTGAGCGCTTCGGCGCGGCTTGA
- a CDS encoding hydrolase, which produces MPITATPTAGPGLLTPQDHTLVMIDFQSQMAFATKSIDAVNLRSNAGLVARAAAGFKVSTILTTVAEKSFSGPMFSEITEAFPNQKMLDRTSMNTWEDAAVIDKINAIGKDRIVLCGLWTGVCIVGPALSALAQGYEVYVIADACGDVSGEAHDRAMDRMVQAGARPMTSLQYLLELQRDWARSDTYEMTTGIAKQYGGAYGLGIIYAKTMFGAHEG; this is translated from the coding sequence ATGCCCATCACCGCCACCCCCACCGCCGGCCCCGGCCTGCTGACGCCGCAGGACCACACCCTGGTCATGATCGACTTCCAGTCGCAGATGGCCTTTGCCACCAAGTCGATCGACGCGGTGAACCTGCGCAGCAACGCCGGCCTGGTGGCCCGCGCGGCCGCCGGCTTCAAGGTGTCCACCATCCTCACCACCGTGGCCGAGAAGAGCTTCTCGGGCCCGATGTTCAGCGAGATCACCGAAGCCTTCCCGAACCAGAAGATGCTGGACCGCACCTCCATGAACACCTGGGAGGACGCAGCGGTGATCGACAAGATCAACGCGATCGGCAAGGACCGCATCGTGCTGTGCGGCCTGTGGACCGGCGTGTGCATCGTGGGCCCGGCGCTGTCGGCGCTGGCCCAGGGCTACGAGGTGTACGTGATCGCCGATGCCTGCGGCGACGTGTCTGGCGAAGCGCACGACCGCGCGATGGATCGCATGGTGCAGGCCGGCGCCCGCCCGATGACCTCGCTGCAATACCTGCTGGAGCTGCAGCGCGACTGGGCGCGCTCCGACACCTACGAGATGACCACCGGCATCGCCAAGCAGTACGGCGGCGCCTACGGGCTGGGCATCATCTACGCCAAGACGATGTTCGGCGCCCACGAAGGCTGA
- a CDS encoding XapX domain-containing protein has translation MKPYLLSMAVGLLVGVIYALFQVRSPAPPVIALVGLLGILVGEQIPPLVKQWVAKPSVATSWLHHQVKPHMFGELPQCASAKERHRA, from the coding sequence ATGAAGCCCTACCTGCTCTCGATGGCGGTCGGCCTGCTGGTCGGCGTCATCTATGCGCTCTTCCAGGTGCGCTCACCCGCACCACCGGTGATCGCGCTGGTGGGGCTGCTGGGCATCCTGGTGGGCGAGCAGATCCCGCCGCTGGTCAAGCAGTGGGTGGCCAAGCCTTCGGTGGCCACCTCGTGGCTGCACCACCAGGTCAAGCCGCACATGTTCGGCGAACTGCCCCAATGCGCCAGCGCGAAGGAACGCCACCGTGCCTGA